The Oceanispirochaeta sp. M1 genome contains a region encoding:
- a CDS encoding ferritin family protein: MRSFNEIMDFAIAREKDAVQFYKDLQNRSRFASQKSVLNEFELMEVGHVRLLEGVKERQSTAKLSQTIPGDLKLSDYLHDVKISDDMTYQEILIAAMKKEERAAALYTVMRDQSEDSEIRKVFTQLVIEEENHKNHFESLYDRDIQGDN; the protein is encoded by the coding sequence ATGCGCAGTTTTAATGAAATCATGGATTTTGCCATCGCCAGAGAGAAGGATGCGGTTCAGTTCTATAAGGATCTTCAGAACCGTTCCCGGTTTGCGTCCCAGAAATCTGTTTTAAATGAATTTGAACTGATGGAAGTCGGGCATGTGCGTTTGCTTGAAGGTGTAAAAGAGAGGCAGTCCACAGCAAAGCTGTCTCAGACTATTCCGGGGGATCTTAAGCTTTCCGATTATCTCCATGACGTGAAGATTTCTGATGATATGACCTATCAGGAGATTCTTATTGCCGCCATGAAAAAAGAGGAGAGGGCAGCTGCTCTGTACACAGTTATGAGAGATCAGTCTGAAGATAGTGAGATCCGCAAAGTTTTTACTCAGCTTGTTATTGAAGAGGAAAATCATAAAAATCACTTTGAGTCCCTCTATGACAGAGATATTCAGGGAGACAACTGA
- a CDS encoding FAD-dependent oxidoreductase: MGNYANILGAPEEDSGKHIAIIGAGPGGLSAAYYLRMIGHKVTVYEGREAAGGMLRYGIPEYRLPYDQLDKDVQSITDMGVDIKYNTLIGQELSFKDLAGKHDALFFSTGLDSAYGLGVEGENLPGIITGLSILEDVTNGKDPELGDKVVVIGGGNVAMDAARTARRYGAEVTILYRRRIVDMPADQEEIDEALEEGVIMVPQAIPMKVETAASGKPVMTWGHAEMVDQGAGQRPKPVLIENSTELTEADTIVAAIGQGSDYQYLPEEGYEGVEIKRYSVVIDNMSRTGNAKIFAGGDIANSVKDAVSAIADGHAAAIGIDKYLQALRS; encoded by the coding sequence TTGGGAAACTATGCCAATATACTGGGAGCTCCCGAGGAAGACAGCGGAAAACATATTGCCATTATCGGAGCCGGTCCCGGAGGGCTGTCGGCAGCTTATTATCTGAGGATGATAGGTCATAAAGTGACTGTTTATGAGGGAAGAGAAGCTGCGGGGGGAATGCTCCGCTACGGAATCCCCGAATATCGGCTGCCCTACGATCAGCTGGATAAAGATGTTCAGTCTATAACAGATATGGGTGTGGATATTAAATACAATACTCTCATCGGTCAGGAACTGAGCTTTAAGGATCTGGCCGGGAAGCATGATGCCCTGTTCTTCTCTACAGGTCTGGATTCTGCCTATGGTCTCGGTGTTGAAGGTGAAAATCTTCCCGGTATTATTACGGGACTCTCCATACTGGAAGATGTGACCAATGGAAAAGACCCGGAACTTGGGGATAAGGTTGTAGTCATCGGTGGTGGAAATGTGGCCATGGATGCCGCCAGAACCGCCCGACGCTATGGCGCCGAAGTCACAATTCTCTACAGAAGACGAATTGTCGATATGCCTGCTGATCAGGAAGAGATTGATGAAGCTCTTGAAGAGGGTGTTATTATGGTACCACAGGCCATCCCCATGAAGGTGGAGACTGCTGCCTCTGGTAAACCTGTGATGACCTGGGGACACGCAGAAATGGTGGATCAGGGTGCCGGTCAGAGACCCAAACCGGTACTGATCGAAAATTCTACTGAACTGACAGAAGCCGATACCATTGTCGCTGCCATAGGGCAGGGATCTGATTACCAGTATCTGCCGGAAGAGGGCTATGAGGGTGTTGAGATCAAACGCTACTCTGTTGTCATTGATAATATGTCCCGTACCGGAAATGCAAAGATCTTTGCGGGTGGTGATATTGCCAACTCCGTTAAAGATGCGGTTTCAGCCATAGCTGACGGCCATGCTGCCGCGATTGGTATTGATAAATACCTTCAAGCCCTTAGGTCTTAA
- a CDS encoding NADH-quinone oxidoreductase subunit D: MTIYANENKYPEVKDGKAELDMSSGKYMKIWQGPQHPGITGNMSLELTIAGDEVYECKTHLGYLHRGFEKLIERRTFMQSFPIVCRICVPEPDFNEYLFAQGLENLSGIQAPERAQWIRTLNLEMARLTSFLMWIGGQAGAFGMGTIGQWTVTHRDYMLDLFEELSGGRIYHMYIVPGGVRAELPDGFAGRLEDTLVKVEKLCKEIELVMFHNAVFKMRSKKLGIIDPAWVDEYGITGPNMRGTGIKRDIRRDQPYLVYDQLDFDIVTGSDSDAYERAWCRLQEMHQSIDLIRQIMVRMPAGDIHTPLPNILHWKIPEGSTYLRAECTRGEYGYFMQTDGSGMLRRMTVRGPSYTHAVALMEKMAVGTNIADIAGLMVSLHTYPPEVER; the protein is encoded by the coding sequence ATGACCATTTATGCCAATGAGAATAAATACCCCGAAGTCAAAGACGGTAAAGCCGAACTGGATATGTCTTCGGGGAAATATATGAAGATATGGCAGGGTCCTCAGCATCCCGGAATCACAGGGAATATGTCCCTGGAACTGACAATTGCCGGAGATGAGGTCTATGAATGTAAGACTCATCTGGGCTATCTGCACCGTGGATTTGAAAAACTGATTGAGCGCAGAACCTTTATGCAGAGCTTTCCCATAGTCTGCCGTATCTGTGTTCCCGAACCTGACTTTAATGAATATCTTTTTGCTCAGGGACTGGAAAACCTTTCAGGTATCCAGGCTCCCGAAAGAGCTCAATGGATCAGGACTCTCAATCTGGAAATGGCCCGGCTGACAAGTTTTCTGATGTGGATCGGAGGGCAGGCAGGAGCCTTTGGAATGGGGACGATAGGGCAGTGGACTGTAACCCACAGGGATTACATGCTGGATCTTTTTGAAGAACTCAGCGGTGGAAGAATCTACCATATGTATATTGTTCCCGGAGGAGTTCGAGCTGAACTTCCCGACGGTTTTGCCGGTCGTCTGGAGGATACTCTGGTGAAGGTTGAAAAACTCTGCAAAGAGATTGAACTGGTGATGTTCCATAATGCAGTGTTTAAGATGCGAAGCAAAAAACTGGGGATTATCGATCCAGCCTGGGTGGATGAATACGGAATTACAGGACCCAATATGAGGGGTACGGGAATCAAGCGGGATATCCGCAGGGATCAGCCTTATCTGGTATATGATCAGCTGGATTTTGATATAGTCACCGGCAGCGATTCTGATGCCTATGAACGAGCCTGGTGCCGTCTGCAGGAGATGCATCAGTCCATTGATCTTATTCGTCAAATCATGGTCCGCATGCCTGCCGGGGATATTCATACCCCCCTTCCCAATATTCTCCACTGGAAAATCCCTGAAGGAAGTACCTACCTCAGGGCTGAATGTACAAGAGGTGAATACGGTTACTTTATGCAGACAGACGGTTCGGGAATGCTGAGGCGTATGACAGTGAGAGGACCCAGTTACACCCACGCTGTGGCCCTGATGGAAAAGATGGCAGTGGGAACCAACATTGCCGATATTGCCGGTCTGATGGTATCTCTGCATACCTATCCGCCTGAAGTAGAGAGGTAA
- a CDS encoding NADH-quinone oxidoreductase subunit C, translated as MTELMMRINERFTVDKTDIKSDSQIFLTVRKNQAGQLITWLKDIEGFKHLIMVTCVDWPERKKMILHYLLHNYDSVQDMGILVELGRENPEMEDLHHLWAQMATYQRELYEMHGVDFPGSPRLTEPFCLEGWSELPPMNRDFDTKKYSEETFFPRPGRSTNDPEETMRKELYPGRAEL; from the coding sequence ATGACAGAATTAATGATGCGCATCAATGAGCGCTTTACCGTCGACAAGACGGATATTAAGTCGGACAGTCAGATCTTCCTGACAGTTCGGAAAAACCAGGCCGGTCAGCTGATCACCTGGCTTAAAGATATTGAAGGTTTTAAACATCTGATCATGGTCACCTGTGTGGATTGGCCCGAAAGGAAGAAGATGATACTCCACTATCTGCTTCATAATTATGACAGTGTTCAGGATATGGGAATCCTTGTGGAGCTGGGACGCGAGAATCCCGAGATGGAAGATCTCCATCACCTCTGGGCCCAGATGGCGACCTATCAGAGAGAGCTTTATGAAATGCACGGGGTTGATTTCCCCGGCAGTCCACGGCTGACAGAACCCTTCTGTCTTGAAGGCTGGAGTGAACTGCCTCCAATGAACCGTGATTTTGATACAAAAAAATACTCGGAAGAGACCTTCTTTCCCCGTCCCGGACGATCTACAAATGATCCGGAAGAGACCATGCGGAAAGAACTCTACCCCGGGAGGGCGGAATTATGA
- the nuoB gene encoding NADH-quinone oxidoreductase subunit NuoB has protein sequence MSKTTDDLTTREDLDRQLKLPNAGLSEEDKPLFCDAPPQTIAPYKGIWENFLNWARANSLWILGFGTGCGAIELRPLMTARFDMYRFGVQPRPTPRQSCVFVIGGYASTKTIKRIVRSYEQMQGPKFVLGLGSCTINGGMYWDSYNTINRLDHYIPVDQYIAGCMPRPEALLAGIKALQAQILAGDTENTNKYIENFEWYKANQKKIITDWNMPDYNW, from the coding sequence ATGAGTAAAACAACAGATGATCTGACCACCAGAGAGGATCTGGATCGTCAGCTTAAATTGCCTAATGCAGGCCTCAGTGAGGAGGATAAACCTCTTTTCTGTGATGCCCCGCCCCAGACCATTGCTCCTTATAAGGGTATATGGGAAAATTTTCTGAACTGGGCACGGGCCAACTCCCTGTGGATTCTTGGATTCGGAACAGGATGCGGAGCCATCGAACTTCGTCCCCTGATGACCGCTCGATTTGATATGTACCGTTTCGGTGTGCAGCCGCGGCCCACACCAAGACAGTCCTGTGTCTTTGTTATCGGAGGTTATGCCTCCACAAAGACTATCAAGAGGATAGTGCGCTCCTATGAGCAGATGCAGGGACCCAAGTTTGTTCTTGGTCTGGGAAGCTGCACCATCAACGGCGGTATGTATTGGGACAGCTACAATACAATCAACAGACTGGATCATTATATTCCTGTTGATCAGTATATAGCCGGATGTATGCCCCGTCCTGAGGCTCTTCTTGCGGGAATCAAGGCTCTACAGGCCCAGATTCTTGCGGGAGATACGGAAAACACCAACAAGTATATCGAGAACTTCGAGTGGTATAAGGCCAATCAGAAGAAGATCATCACCGACTGGAATATGCCGGATTACAACTGGTGA
- a CDS encoding respiratory chain complex I subunit 1 family protein, with protein sequence MIEKILLKGFYTLISLFVIANYGLLLMGSMARIRARVQGRIGQPVWQPYIDIVKNNAKRWSISHGVMFYLGPVFRLAGGLGTYLFIPAVLGSAVFSNFSFSGDVILVLYFIFFGQLGMALGAGQSGHPYSPVGVSRGLAQMTAFEVPFTLAVIALASQYGTLSITEIAMAQQGGILSWSLFTNPLATVAGLFAFVGMSMHNPFSVVIAPQEIPIGPPTEYQSSMLGMLQTNRAIFNGAKLVLYVNLFFGGANSLPELVVKTFCLYFINVFVGVSFPRFRIEQAIRFFLFVPTLIGLAAVLLQYV encoded by the coding sequence ATGATTGAAAAGATTCTTTTAAAGGGCTTCTACACCCTGATTTCCTTATTTGTGATTGCCAACTATGGACTCCTCCTTATGGGTTCCATGGCCAGGATAAGAGCAAGGGTTCAGGGGAGAATCGGTCAGCCTGTCTGGCAGCCCTATATTGATATTGTCAAAAATAATGCCAAGAGATGGTCAATCTCCCACGGTGTTATGTTTTACCTTGGTCCGGTCTTCCGTCTTGCCGGAGGACTGGGAACCTATCTGTTTATTCCCGCTGTTCTGGGTTCTGCGGTATTCAGCAATTTCTCCTTCTCCGGAGATGTCATTCTGGTACTCTATTTTATCTTTTTCGGACAGCTGGGTATGGCTCTGGGAGCCGGACAGAGCGGTCATCCCTACAGCCCCGTCGGTGTCAGCCGGGGCCTGGCTCAGATGACAGCCTTTGAGGTCCCCTTTACACTGGCGGTAATTGCCCTGGCCAGTCAGTACGGAACTCTCTCCATCACTGAAATAGCCATGGCCCAGCAGGGCGGTATCCTGAGCTGGAGTCTGTTCACCAACCCTCTGGCCACAGTTGCCGGTCTATTCGCCTTTGTAGGAATGTCCATGCACAATCCCTTTTCCGTGGTCATTGCTCCTCAGGAGATCCCTATCGGTCCTCCCACAGAGTATCAGAGCAGTATGCTGGGGATGCTTCAGACTAACCGAGCCATCTTCAATGGAGCCAAACTGGTCCTTTATGTGAACCTGTTTTTCGGGGGAGCCAACAGCCTTCCCGAACTGGTAGTGAAGACCTTCTGTCTCTACTTTATCAATGTATTCGTGGGAGTATCCTTCCCTCGATTCCGTATCGAACAGGCTATCCGCTTCTTCCTTTTTGTCCCGACTCTTATCGGGCTGGCAGCGGTTCTGCTTCAATACGTCTAA